One genomic window of Amphiura filiformis chromosome 3, Afil_fr2py, whole genome shotgun sequence includes the following:
- the LOC140149091 gene encoding uncharacterized protein, with translation MEDSKRWALQINRKELVKDLRVEEIQDHMMFSGIMDEDDFEKISNSGKSRKERASAFLDHITKRGPAAFDHCCEALHDNKQQYLSKKLRDDAVMLAKRVGRGARMEVDAVALQLILRKNDSLDKANLELQHLQQQNEELQRKNDRLSDRLSRERKKSAELAEEGQTMKKKDGENVKNMSTLFQVVNERKKYADQVEQDVRDLEEQLYQKDENLNIKEETIKRLQEGNRKAEGDLIQERRMVKNFKGQLESYKKDLQLMKQDLLRVRGERIAARKQADAQGQKVKQLQHELMISRQLKNNCESVIKHLNGSVESKEQQAHADLSRLLQQYLDLKQTVS, from the exons ATGGAAGACAGCAAACGTTGGGCACTTCAAATCAACCGCAAAGAACTTGTTAAGGATTTGCGTGTTGAGGAAATTCAAGATCATATGATGTTCAGTGGAATCATGGATGAAGATgactttgaaaaaatatcaaactcag GAAAAAGTCGTAAAGAGCGAGCAAGTGCATTTCTTGATCATATTACAAAAAGGGGACCTGCAGCATTTGACCATTGTTGTGAGGCTCTTCATGACAACAAACAACAATACCTGAGTAAGAAACTAAGAGACGATGCTGTGATGCTGGCTAAGAGAGTAGGAAGAG GAGCTAGAATGGAAGTTGACGCTGTGGCACTCCAACTCATATTACGGAAAAATGACAGCCTTGATAAAGCAAATTTAGAGTTACAACATCTACAACAGCAAAATGAAGAGCTTCAGAGAAAGAATGATCGATTAAGTGACCGATTgtcaagagaaagaaagaaatctgCTGAGCTGGCTGAGGAGGGTCAAACCATGAAAAAAAAGGAtggtgaaaatgtcaaaaatatgtccACATTATTTCAGGTAGTCAACGAGAGAAAGAAATATGCTGACCAAGTAGAACAAGATGTAAGAGATCTTGAAGAACAACTCTATCAGAAGGATGAAAACCTCAACATCAAAGAGGAAACAATTAAGAGGCTACAAGAAGGCAATCGGAAGGCTGAAGGTGATCTAATACAAGAGCGCAGAATGGTCAAAAACTTTAAAGGTCAATTGGAGTCTTACAAAAAGGACTTACAATTGATGAAACAGGATCTTCTCAGAGTAAGAGGTGAACGCATTGCGGCGAGAAAACAGGCTGATGCGCAAGGTCAGAAGGTCAAACAACTGCAGCATGAGTTAATGATATCAAGGCAATTGAAGAATAATTGTGAATCTGTAATCAAACATTTGAATGGGTCTGTTGAAAGTAAAGAACAACAAGCTCATGCAGATTTGAGTCGTCTTCTTCAACAGTATTTAGATCTAAAGCAAACAGTGTCATAG